From one Musa acuminata AAA Group cultivar baxijiao chromosome BXJ2-6, Cavendish_Baxijiao_AAA, whole genome shotgun sequence genomic stretch:
- the LOC135614107 gene encoding signal recognition particle 14 kDa protein-like, whose translation MVLLQPDPFLNELTSMFERSTEKGSVWVTLKRSSMKCKATRKKMETAGETIEYRCLVRATDGKKTISTSLSARDYQKFQASYATVLKAHMNALKKRERKDKKKTAEPEKKQASSKKKSEPLKKPTPPASKASQ comes from the exons ATG gTTCTTCTGCAACCCGACCCGTTTCTCAATGAGCTTACTAGTATGTTTGAGCGCTCGACAGAAAAAGGATCCGTCTGGGTCACACTCAAGCGCT CATCTATGAAATGCAAGGCGACGAGGAAGAAAATGGAGACTGCTGGGGAAACAATTGAATATAGATGCCTTGTTCGTGCAACTGATGGCAAGAAGACCATCTCTACTTCG CTCTCTGCGAGGGATTACCAGAAATTCCAAGCTTCTTATGCGACCGTCCTTAAAGCCCACATGAACGCTTTGAAGAAAAGGGAGCGGAAGGATAAGAAGAAGACCGCTGAGCCCGAGAAGAAACAAGCTTCGTCGAAGAAGAAGTCAGAGCCCTTAAAGAAGCCAACACCACCAGCTTCGAAGGCCTCTCAATAA